Below is a window of Ananas comosus cultivar F153 linkage group 9, ASM154086v1, whole genome shotgun sequence DNA.
gagtaaaaaaaatctcattgtGGCCATAAACAAATTAAGCTAGGGAGTatattagttagttagttagttaattaattaccaCTTAATAGCGGATTAGTaggcaaaagaaaagaaaagaaaaaaagaaaaagaaaaagaaaaagaacaagaaaaagagaGCGAGAAGAGTGTGTGTAGTGTAGTGGGTGTATAGTGGGGGTGTGGAGTGGGTAATAACCAATAATAAGagcattatatttatatttatatatatatatatatataaggtaaatatatgtatagaggATAAATAAATGGGATGGGATGGGATGGGCTGGGATGGGAAggggggagcttaattattacCTTTTGGAGGGACTGGATGCAGCGGGTGCAGCCGGCGTAGGAGGCGTTGCGGCAGCTGCGCTCGAGGTCTCGCACGGCCGGCGTGGGCGTGGCGTTGCGGAAACCCCCCAACGCCTCATccgctgctgctgttgctgctggtGCACCATTGGCGCCGTCGTGGAGGTGGAGGTCGAAGGCGGCGGGGCAGCGCAGGGAGGTGATCTGGTGGAGGCGGATCCCACAGAAGCAGATCACGGCGTCGCACGTCGCGTTCGGCCGGGCCAGCCGGATCTGCCGCCGCTCCAGCGCCCGCTCCAGCGCGTCCACGCACCGCTGGTTGTCGTCCGGCATCATCGGCCCCGCGTCCGACCCCTCcggctgcggctgctgctgctgcggcgccaCCTCCAGCGCCGACCGCGCGTGCGCCGCGAACAGCCAGGCCGCCAGCACGGGGCAGCAGCGGCTCCGGTCGAGGCCCCGCCCCCGCCCGCACGCCTCCGCCACCCCCCCGAACAGCTCCTCCGACAGCTCCAGCCGGCACGCCGTCCCGTTCTCCGCCCGCGCCACCGGCAGCGCCGGCACCGTGTTCGCCGCCACCGCCGACCCCGACCACCCCAACCCTCCCAGCGcctcctcctgctgctgctCCCCCTCCTTCCCCGCCCCCGCCGAGAGCACGGGCACGATGACGATCATCATCAGGAGGAGAGGAAGCTGGAGACGCGCGCCGACCCTCCTCATTCCTTCTTGCTTCTCTTCGTTTCGTTTCGTTTCGTTTCGTTTCTCCTTACAGCTATCGCTTCTTTAGTAACAAGaactggagagagagagagagaatgggggAGAGCGATAAGTGATAAGAGGGTGCGGAGGGATTTTAAAGGGCGATGAAGAGGCGGAACAATGCCCCAAAAGATAGTATACTTTAGTAgcaattaatattaataatattattattggaAATCATATAAGTTATTTTACAAaggaaagtataaaaaatatattatcacattaacgagagagagagagagagagagtgaggatgAAAGCGGTAGTAGTAGTAATAGTAGGTAGTGTCGttttctctctcattccctGTACAGGAGGCTATACGTGTCTAGTCAAGTAGCAATTGGACTGTTGTTTCTCCtccctttccttctctttttctctctctagattttttttttttttttcgaatgcaccaataaaaaaaaatagaaaataatataatatttctttATAGCTAATCAGTGCatcgagaagagagagagagagagatagagagtgtgtgtgtgtggaagGGAACGAATGAACGATGAGACAGAGAGTCGGTGCAACCGTTATACATACCTGAAGGAGGGGCTTGCTTACGGACGCTGGGGATAAAGTGCGGGTCCCAGTTTTTGTGCGGCTGTTGACTCTTACGAGAAGACCGCGAGAAGAGGGAAATGAACGTGATGTGCCAGTTACATATGTACAATGcatcatatatcatatatatgtattttatatatatatatatatatcccttgttcttttattattaatcTCGAGACGAATCTATCTGATATACAGATTAAAAAGTGACAGCAAAGCAACCAAAAAATCAATGGTCCTAAAAGGGCTACCTAATTAGCCTAAAGGTACACTACCACTACTTTACTGAAAAAGTTTTTCTACTGTTAAAAGATTCAACTTTAACAAATGCAGCAAAAACGGGGGGGNNNNNNNNNNNNNNNNNNNNNNNNNNNNNNNNNNNNNNNNNNNNNNNNNNNNNNNNNNNNNNNNNNNNNNNNNNNNNNNNNNNNNNNNNNNNNNNNNNNNNNNNNNNNNNNNNNNNNNNNNNNNNNNNNNNNNNNNNNNNNNNNNNNNNNNNNNNNNNNNNNNNNNNNNNNNNNNNNNNNNNNNNNNNNNNNNNNNNNNNNNNNNNNNNNNNNNNNNNNNNNNNNNNNNNNNNNNNNNNNNNNNNNNNNNNNNNNNNNNNNNNNNNNNNNNNNNNNNNNNNNNNNNNNNNNNNNNNNNNNNNNNNNNNNNNNNNNNNNNNNNNNNNNNNNNNNNNNNNNNNNNNNNNNNNNNNNNNNNNNNNNNNNNNNNNNNNNNNNNNNNNNNNNNNNNNNNNNNNNNNNNNNNNNNNNNNNNNNNNNNNNNNNNNNNNNNNNNNNNNNNNNNNNNNNNNNNNNNNNNNNNNNNNNNNNNNNNNNNNNNNNNNNNNNNNNNNNNNNNNNNNNNNNNNNNNNNNNNNNNNNNNNNNNNNNNNNNNNNNNNNNNNNNNNNNNNNNNNNNNNNNNNNNNNNNNNNNNNNNNNNNNNNNNNNNNNNNNNNNNNNNNNNNNNNNNNNNNNNNNNNNNNNNNNNNNNNNNNNNNNNNNNNNNNNNNNNNNNNNNNNNNNNNNNNNNNNNNNNNNNNNNNNNNNNNNNNNNNNNNNNNNNNNNNNNNNNNNNNNNNNNNNNNNNNNNNNNNNNNNNNNNNNNNNNNNNNNNNNNNNNNNNNNNNNNNNNNNNNNNNNNNNNNNNNNNNNNNNNNNNNNNNNNNNNNNNNNNNNNNNNNNNNNNNNNNNNNNNNNNNNNNNNNNNNNNNNNNNNNNNNNNNNNNNNNNNNNNNNNNNNNNNNNNNNNNNNNNNNNNNNNNNNNNNNNNNNNNNNNNNNNNNNNNNNNNNNNNNNNNNNNNNNNNNNNNNNNNNNNNNNNNNNNNNNNNNNNNNNNNNNNNNNNNNNNNNNNNNNNNNNNNNNNNNNNNNNNNNNNNNNNNNNNNNNNNNNNNNNNNNNNNNNNNNNNNNNNNNNNNNNNNNNNNNNNNNNNNNNNNNNNNNNNNNNNNNNNNNNNNNNNNNNNNNNNNNNNNNNNNNNNNNNNNNNNNNNNNNNNNNNNNNNNNNNNNNNNNNNNNNNNNNNNNNNNNNNNNNNNNNNNNNNNNNNNNNNNNNNNNNNNNNNNGATTCAACTTTAACAAATGCAGGAAAAACCGGGGGGGCTCCTTAAAAcagaaggaagaggagaaaagaaagaaggaaaatgCAGGTGAAGTTTTTGAAGGAGTCTTGTGCGTGCATGGTGGATATTGGGATTCTGAATCTCGGTACATGTTTAACTAAAATCGattagtttaatttaatatttaattataaacaaatatatatatatatatatatatatatatatatatataggaaaaactttaaatattttctgtggtttcacactttctcactttagtatcctatgatttaagGTGCATCAAATTAGTACACTGTGGTTAATTCGCACTtcctcactttagtatctttgtggttttatttttgtatcaagttagtatcctatcgttttaattttttcattttattattcatttcggagtatataatttaatgaaatatattaaaccatagggtactaaagtaagaaagtgcgaaaccacagggtattaacttgatacacttaaaatcatagggtactaaagtgagaaagtgcgaaactatagaatactaacttgatacactttaaactatggGATACTGAAGTAAGAAAGTGTTAAAGCACCGGAGGTAttgaaatttttccaaaaaaataagaaaaaactttaaaaacccccctctatggtttcatagtttctcactttgcccccctatggtttaaaatatatcaaattatccccctatggtttcgtttttatcttttcagtagctttttcgttaatattttattaaattatatataaaaaattttaaatacccatctagatttatcaaatattcactttaataccctttaattttaactttatcactgatttaagaaaaaaataataataaaattgataagaaaaagaaaaaaacaaattataggagggcaaattgatacattttaaattacatggggggaaagtgagaa
It encodes the following:
- the LOC109715188 gene encoding uncharacterized GPI-anchored protein At4g28100-like, which encodes MRRVGARLQLPLLLMMIVIVPVLSAGAGKEGEQQQEEALGGLGWSGSAVAANTVPALPVARAENGTACRLELSEELFGGVAEACGRGRGLDRSRCCPVLAAWLFAAHARSALEVAPQQQQPQPEGSDAGPMMPDDNQRCVDALERALERRQIRLARPNATCDAVICFCGIRLHQITSLRCPAAFDLHLHDGANGAPAATAAADEALGGFRNATPTPAVRDLERSCRNASYAGCTRCIQSLQKVKGQVGGGGMEEERGRWMMGRDCQLMGLTWLLARNKTAFIPTVSAVLRAMLYTTHPPSSAAKCSPDQENMPLAVDSLQFQHLNSADDSIAAAAANRFSLLLHSLLGLLASSLLLLPRPRGVIF